In Rhodamnia argentea isolate NSW1041297 chromosome 1, ASM2092103v1, whole genome shotgun sequence, the genomic window TGCTCTGTATTAAGAATATGTGAGGAAACATGTACTAATTTTCTAGAATAAGGAACTATGAACAGATTGCAAGATTgatttccttaccaaaaaaaaaaacagattgcAAGATTGAGTGTGTTAGGAATAGACTTGACAGAAAAAAAGTTCATGTGTACTTTAATTGATGTGGGCAAAATGATGATCTATCATCAAGTCGACACATGTGCAAAAAGTTCCGGATCAAAACAGGAGTGGCTTAAACCAGAAACagtttgcatttggtgacaacAGAAATTGAATTTATGTCGGAAGCTTCATCTGCACGCACAAATTCATTCTTGAAGAGCGAAGCCATCTAacgaatttgaaaaaaaggcaGACTTATATAGGACGGATGTTCACGTTGGGCTGTCATTGTGCTTGAGATCTCGCGGCTTGACAATCCTGATGAACAGGTATTGCATTGGCTATGCCAGATCGTTACTGAGGCATCATCAATCCATTGCCAGAAGAGGTGTGGAGGAGAAACATGGTTTACATGACGACGCAGTGGAAATGGTAATTCCAGTCAACTAAGAGTAAGCAAGTGAGGTCTGTATTTTCCGGATGCGAGCAGCTGCAGGGCTTGTGCCGTCATCTGGCAAACTTGTCCAGCTACAGTTAGAAAAGGCCGTCGGACGGATGCATATCGAGCTGTTACGCcacagagagcgagagagagagtccgCAACTTTGTCTAGGCTGTTTTAATTTCATAGTCTATTTCAGTAGAATGAAATTTTGCCGTTGACATTTCGATTTCTGGCACCTTATTgtatcagaaaagaaagaaaacgagcAAACAAATGCTTCATGAATACAAAACGAGCCAGTAACTTAGAATTGCCTGGTTTGGTTTTATTCTTACATAAGCTATTCTTGAGTTTTATTTTCTGACTGCAGTTACAAGGAGCAAAAGAGAGCAGAGAGCCAAACAATGCTTCATCAACGCAATCAAATGGAAGCCTGATAAGCCGGCAGTTTCCCATCTCTCGGGGGCGTGTTCGCATACTTCCACGAGTAGCGTACATAGTTCTCATTGCTCCTTTCGCCGGCAATGTCTTCAATCGGGACAGCATCCGAGATCTCTTTCACGTCGTCCTCCGTCAGCTTCACTCTCAAGGAACCAATGTTTTTATCGAGATTCTTGATTTTCGTCGTTCCTGCAGAATCCGCATAATCTCAAAACCAGAAATCCCAATTCATGTCATCTATTAATGAATGTCATAAAAGTTCGATCCTCACCAGGGATCGGCACAACATCTTCTCCTCGATGGAGAACCCACGAGAGTGCAAGCTGTACAGGGGTGCAGTCGTGCTTTCTAGCTAACTTCTCCATTCGAGCATAAAGAACCTTGTTTTTGTCCAAATTCCCTGCTTGAAACCTAGGAAAATTTCCCTGAGAAATGAGTGAAGAAGCTTTTAGACCATCGTGTATATGAATGTGAAAACATTAAAGCAAGAAGAGCACATTTAACTATTAACGTACCAGAGCACTATTTGCAGGCAGAGTTTCTGTGACTCCCTTGCCACCAAAGAACCCGCAACCAAGAGGGCTAAATGGAACGATGCCGATTCCGAGCTCCCTGAAAATTTCGAGAGGCGGGCCTAAAGATTAGAAACGAAACCAACGGCAAAGGCTTTTTTTTGGAGAACAACTTAGGAAAGAATTTGAACTCTACTCCAATGGAAGTGAACAGAATTAAAGCAATATACCTGCAGAGCGGGACGATTTCTTGCTCAATTTCGCGAGTCCAGAGCGACCATTCCATCTGTAAGGCCGTGATGGGATGAACCGCGTGTGCTCTCCGTATGGTGTCGGGGCTGGCCTCCGACAAGCCGATGTACTTGATTTTTCCCTCTTCCACCAACTTCTTCAGTTCCCCCATctgcattttttcaaaaccatTCGGTTTGTATTAATAGCTGATCGCTAAAGCCCGTTCAGAGCATCTGTAATCATCCACGAGCATGAAGAGCTGCTAAACGAACTTACAGTATCCTCTATGGGGACGGATGTGTCAATCCGATGCACGTAATAGAGGTCAATGTATTCGACGCCAAGGCGCTCGAGGCTCGACTCACAACACGCGCGGACGTATTCAGGCGTCCCACTGACCACCATTGCACCGCCTGCTTCGATTGTCACGATACCGAATTTGGTGGCTAGCTGCACTTCCTCCCGCGGCAACTTCTTCAATGCCTGCAACGACAAAATCACAAAGTTTTGCTAACAACCATATAGCTAATATGTATCGGGTAAAAGACTAAATTACTGGTTTTATGTGTTTCGGTTCTTTGCACATTACCTTTCCAACGAGAATCTCATTGATTTTGGGTCCATATATGTCCGACGTGTCAAAGAATGTTATCCCCTTGGCGAACGCATTGGTGATGATCGATATGCCGACTTCCTCCGGGACAGGATCATTGTATGCACCCGAGAGTCCCATGCAGCCAAAACCCAACTTCGAAACCTGCAATTATGCGAAAacatcatcgtcatcgtcatcgtcgtcagaagaagaagaaacgacaACTCATCCATCTCAGCATGAGGCAAACCTCAAGACCCTGAGTTCCGAGTTTCACTCGCGGAATCCGAACCCCTCGATGCTCGGCCATCTTCAGATGATATCTTGAAGCTGCTACCTGCTGTGTTTTTCTAGTTTCATGATCGTTAAAATTGCGTGCATATTTATAGGAGTTGAGGCGACGAGGATAAAGAGAGGGAAACTTAAAATTATGAATAGCGAGAGGTGGATTGAAAAGTGGTGTTTGACCCACGACCCATCGCGTAAGCAGATGTCCGGGGAGCCGTCGGATACTTCGAAGGATTGGATCACCCAGTATGTCACGAGCGAGGGCCGCCGGCtcccaataaaagaaaatttcaaaaagttaaaaaaatatttaaataattataaaaattatccatattaaCGCCGACCACGACACGTATGGCAAcgatgtccacgtcaatgatttttgtccaaaattggccgaaaggatTGCATTGGTAAATTATGAAAAGgttaaggattaaattgacaaaattaaaaattttaagattttttggataatttttctcaaacaaTTTTGTAGGATACCGGGGGACTCATGTTACAATTGGGTTTCTGCTCaacaataaattttatttagttTATATTCACAtttagcagaaaaaaaaattactacagTAGGTATCCTAGTTAGGACATCATATGTTATTTTCTTGGACATTTTATGTCACGTATAATGTAACTTGGCTACAGTATCCTAGTTTATTTAGGCCCGATGAGAAGAGCAGTTACCAACCTCACCTTTCAGCATCTCGATATATTGCTGATGTACTTGTTGTGGCACTCGAAATCCGCGAAGACGTGGAGGATCCATCCATCGAACAGAGGCCATCAAACTCCATCAATTTTGACTCCTCAATGTTTTCCTTCGAAACCATCATTTCAAATCCAGTAGAGTTTGCAATTTGTACATTTGGTAGCAAGTTTAAAAAAGCTACAGTAGGCTTTAAATTGGTCTCAACGAAACAATATATTgcatctagcaatatcacctagaaaAGATGAATAAGTGATTTCACACGAATTTGACTTGAAATAGCGAAACTGAAATGATCAAGTCAAATGTCACGTGAAATCAGAATATGAAGGTATGCGGTCTATGAATATGAATACCCATACGCAATATCTTTATCAAATACAATGAGAAGAGTTTAGGGATAGAGAAAATCGCACATAGAagttatagtggttcggcttagatCAAGCTTACGTCCACTCTTCCACGCTGGCAACCGATAGATTGGATTTCACTAGATAAATCGATGAGGGTTTACAACAATTAATGATTCTCTCTTTGATAAATCACACTGTCttctctcaatcactcttataAA contains:
- the LOC115743841 gene encoding probable aldo-keto reductase 1 isoform X1, with amino-acid sequence MAEHRGVRIPRVKLGTQGLEVSKLGFGCMGLSGAYNDPVPEEVGISIITNAFAKGITFFDTSDIYGPKINEILVGKALKKLPREEVQLATKFGIVTIEAGGAMVVSGTPEYVRACCESSLERLGVEYIDLYYVHRIDTSVPIEDTMGELKKLVEEGKIKYIGLSEASPDTIRRAHAVHPITALQMEWSLWTREIEQEIVPLCRELGIGIVPFSPLGCGFFGGKGVTETLPANSALGNFPRFQAGNLDKNKVLYARMEKLARKHDCTPVQLALSWVLHRGEDVVPIPGTTKIKNLDKNIGSLRVKLTEDDVKEISDAVPIEDIAGERSNENYVRYSWKYANTPPRDGKLPAYQASI